The Macrobrachium rosenbergii isolate ZJJX-2024 chromosome 56, ASM4041242v1, whole genome shotgun sequence genome includes a region encoding these proteins:
- the LOC136836126 gene encoding protein O-linked-mannose beta-1,2-N-acetylglucosaminyltransferase 1-like: MSGFQNALGLRYARTLFTDLGSIFIHYLGDTAIWVWAFVKSGCTIYEALIKGPLIEQDSSSSSGHSSNIVLAEGTSVVSNVITKKRRYKLNQERLQYCASEGALGNLCDDNNPLPLPIETKIIAQHPYVETSLQKIPIVITAGRRHQYLYYTINSILCNPLAKSSNIHVVLGEASNSTVRLLHILNIHYHIIPIAGKDNYKLFSFYRSVYQFVADTFARTEAVIILDEDVEVSPDFLNFIDKTIWLLHSDPSLYCINGFSFLPNVARGRGAKFLRRGAVQVSWGYAVTLEFVREALKVWPENGDDEDILTYDYWIYDQVRGQRECVYPEVSRIRHYGLGVNTHAFMHEYEAWYRPLLKAFSTDILNSNQMLQATHEGHFVKDIQTATVIGQADPCSPNFPPRQRTQNEHFVMYFSQEYDTDISSWYIVGQCIGLHAVSEQGHHYGAYFAFLQPRQPGNHSVQGNDQNHTYTKYSTLYKPPNHFPEHSTDDYGMNYYNNEHERQEPHPVLVYFVGVPYSKYAHLRPNDAYVYNASNLSPEEFEVYRTMFLHSPDIFLMGQVRNNSRALINQLFIKSS, encoded by the exons ATGAGTGGTTTCCAAAATGCCTTAGGTCTAAGGTATGCCAGAACGCTCTTTACAGACCTGGGCTCCATTTTCATCCACTACCTCGGCGATACTGCGATCTGGGTATGGGCGTTTGTTAAGAGTGGATGCACAATTTATGAGGCCCTTATCAAAGGTCCTCTCATTGAACAG GACAGCTCATCTTCTTCAGGACACAGCAGTAACATCGTTTTGGCTGAAGGAACTTCTGTTGTTTCAAATGTCATTACAAAGAAGAGGCGCTACAAACTAAATCAAGAGCGTTTGCAATACTGTGCTTCTGAGGGGGCTCTAGGAAATCTTTGTGACGACAACAATCCTCTTCCGCTTCCTATAGAGACGAAAATAATTGCTCAGCATCCCTATGTGGAAACTTCACTTCAAAAAATACCAATAGTTATTACAGCAGGAcgtagacaccaatatctgtacTACACAATTAATAGTATTCTGTGTAATCCCCTTGCAAAATCCAGCAATATACATGTAGTTCTTGGGGAAGCATCGAATTCAACAGTTCGACTTCTCCATATTTTAAACATTCATTACCACATCATCCCTATAGCAGGTAAGGACAACTACAAACTCTTTAGCTTCTACAGGAGCGTCTACCAATTTGTAGCTGATACTTTCGCGAGGACTGAAGCAGTTATAATTCTGGACGAGGATGTTGAAGTCTCGCCAGATTTCTTAAATTTCATAGACAAGACGATATGGCTTCTTCACAGTGACCCTTCACTGTACTGCATAAATGGATTTTCTTTCTTGCCCAATGTTGCCCGAGGGCGTGGGGCCAAATTCCTCAGGAGAGGAGCTGTGCAAGTATCTTGGGGTTATGCAGTTACCCTTGAATTTGTTAGGGAGGCACTGAAGGTCTGGCCTGAAAATGGTGATGACGAAGATATACTCACTTATGACTACTGGATTTATGACCAGGTGAGGGGTCAACGAGAGTGTGTTTATCCGGAGGTCAGTCGCATTCGCCACTATGGCTTGGGAGTCAACACTCATGCTTTCATGCATGAATATGAAGCCTGGTACCGACCACTTCTCAAAGCATTTAGCACTGACATCCTCAATAGCAACCAAATGCTACAGGCTACACACGAAGGGCATTTTGTCAAAGACATACAGACAGCAACTGTAATTGGACAGGCAGACCCTTGTAGCCCTAATTTCCCTCCCAGACAAAGAACACAAAACGAacattttgttatgtattttagtCAGGAGTATGACACAGATATCAGCAGCTGGTATATCGTAGGACAGTGCATAGGTCTCCATGCTGTTTCTGAGCAAGGACACCATTACGGTGCCTATTTCGCATTTCTTCAGCCAAGACAACCTGGCAATCATTCTGTTCAAGGAAATGACCAAAACCATACGTACACAAAATACTCAACTCTCTATAAGCCGCCGAATCATTTCCCAGAACATTCTACTGATGATTATGGGATGAATTATTACAATAACGAGCATGAAAGACAGGAACCTCATCCTGTCTTAGTATATTTCGTAGGAGTACCTTACTCTAAGTACGCTCACCTGAGGCCAAATGATGCATACGTTTACAATGCTTCCAATCTCTCTCCCGAAGAATTTGAGGTGTACAGAACAATGTTCCTGCATTCTCCGGATATATTTTTAATGGGTCAAGTACGAAACAATTCAAGGGCTCTTATAAATCAGTTATTTATTAAATCAAGctga